The genomic stretch TTGAAACCGAGACGGATTCTACTAAGTATGGGTTTAGATCCGGCCCAAATCATCAAATTTGTACACCCATAATACCTGAAAAGCTATTTGGATTAACAAAATGTCCTACATTTTTCAACATGGTGAATCCAAGGCCACATAGTTTTCATAGAGTAAATACAAATCAATCTTAACCTATACTATCAAACTAGTTTTATAAACTAAAAGATGCACTTTTAATGTCACTGTGAAGCCACTTGACTTCCTGAATCGTTGCAAGGTTCTATCTTCAATGCTTTCCTCTTGCGACCATAATCTGATGACAACCTACAACCACACCAAAATTAATAAAGAACTTAAAACATTGAAATATAAACTTGAAATGGTTGTTATATATGGCATAACTACATACCCTAACTGTAAGCAAGTATCTGAAATCTCTTCATCCTCAGAACCTGAATTCAAAACTGGTTTTGGATCCAATGAATGATATTCAAGCAACTctgtctttcttttcttttctatctCTTCAAGCTGTTTCCGAAGAGCTTCATTCTCCATCATAGCCTTTTGCTCCTGCTTATCAAGAATTTGTATCATTAAACTAACACCTATAATAAAGCATAGTTGAAAAGGAATGTGAGTTTATCAATCTCTTAAAATCATGAATAATAATGTCAAGTACCTGTAATCTGGATCTCTTAAGTTGTTCAACAAGCATTTGTTCCTTCAACATTATAGCTAATGTTGGTTAATTGAACTTTGTAATAGACATAAATGCATATGAAAGCACATGGATCAAACCATTGATAACCAGTTATTCAAATTAATATGTATTACATTGTACCTTCTTGTTTTTGACAGCTAATACCCCTTCACATAGTTGATTTTCGAGATGCTGCAGTTCTTTAAAGCTCAATCCATCAAGCTCCTTACCGCTCATTCTTCTGCACATCATCAAAAACAAAATCTAAAGAAAACTAGAAAGGATGTAAAATTTCTTAGAGATAGTTATTTACAATTTGAGTTGGGCACGCACaatcttaaaaattaaaatcaacttGTAAAGCGAGAGTTGTGTCATACATTAGAATGTCATTGTAACAACTTACAAGTAAGCTGAACGAAGTTTTGTTATTTCTTCCTGCAGAAGGGTAGTATCAAGCTCCACAACCTATTATACAAAAACAAACAATTCTTAAGAGGATGGAATAACTAAAAAAAGGTAATGCCTTAAAATACTAAGTTCATGAATCATACTTGTGCTCTAGGTTGTTCAGTAGGTTGCTGTTGCTGCTGTTGTTCTTCTTTAT from Vicia villosa cultivar HV-30 ecotype Madison, WI linkage group LG4, Vvil1.0, whole genome shotgun sequence encodes the following:
- the LOC131600009 gene encoding agamous-like MADS-box protein AGL18, whose product is MGRGKIEIKKIENLNNRQVTFSKRRNGLIKKAKELSVLCDAEVAVLIYSATGKLYQFSSTSMEHTLSRYDDTRGLDLNKEEQQQQQQPTEQPRAQVVELDTTLLQEEITKLRSAYLRMSGKELDGLSFKELQHLENQLCEGVLAVKNKKEQMLVEQLKRSRLQEQKAMMENEALRKQLEEIEKKRKTELLEYHSLDPKPVLNSGSEDEEISDTCLQLGLSSDYGRKRKALKIEPCNDSGSQVASQ